The DNA sequence TGCAGCTGTGAATGCTGATCCGTTGCACCTATTGCCTTAACCGGAGTCTGACCTGTGAAGACGATTCGTCCATCAATCCCATGTTTTTTCCCGAGGCTTTCCGCCCATAACTGTACGAACCAATCAATGATGGTTCCGAGTGCCTCTGAGTAGGCCATCATAACCGAGATATGCCGGCCCTGCCTCGTCTGAAACATATACTCAAGTAGTCCTTTCATATATGCAGGATTATGCCATGCGTCAGGATTACTGCACCGCTTGTCCATAAGAGCGGCCCCTGCCAGCATCTCATCTATATTTATGCCTGAGACGGCCGCAGAAAGCAGTCCGACAGGGGTAAGGACAGAGAACCTTCCTCCAACCCCTGCAGGTATTTCAAGAGTCCTGTAACCATTCTTCCTGGCAATCTTTAACAGGTCGCTCTTATCAGGGTCAGTAATTGCAATTACCTGAGACGGATCAATCTTTCCGGCTGTCTTTTGTATGGCGGCTTTCAGCACAAGAAAGCCGGCCATTGTTTCAGCAGTACCGCCGGACTTGGTTACCACAACGATGACGGTTTTCTTAAGGTCAAGAACTTCCAGTAGTGCAGTCGTTTCATCCGGGTCTACATTATCGAGAAAATAGATCCGTGGCCTTCCCTTTCCGGGGCCCCCTGACAATTGATTATAGAATGGTGTATGCAGTGCATTATGGATTGAAAGAGGACCCAGGGCTGAACCTCCTATACCTATAAGCAGGAAGTTGTCAAAACTTCCTGCTATCTCCGATGCAATTGATTTTATGCGACTCGTATCCTGATAAGGGAGGTCGAAGAAG is a window from the Nitrospirota bacterium genome containing:
- a CDS encoding glucose-6-phosphate isomerase → MEQNEIRLDFNFMMREQIGEDSGIDPGDIDFFSDTIKIIHDELRGKRKSGELPFFDLPYQDTSRIKSIASEIAGSFDNFLLIGIGGSALGPLSIHNALHTPFYNQLSGGPGKGRPRIYFLDNVDPDETTALLEVLDLKKTVIVVVTKSGGTAETMAGFLVLKAAIQKTAGKIDPSQVIAITDPDKSDLLKIARKNGYRTLEIPAGVGGRFSVLTPVGLLSAAVSGINIDEMLAGAALMDKRCSNPDAWHNPAYMKGLLEYMFQTRQGRHISVMMAYSEALGTIIDWFVQLWAESLGKKHGIDGRIVFTGQTPVKAIGATDQHSQLQLYMEGPHDKTITFLRTNKFNNTVSIPEDFQDIEGISYLGGHTLNELILAEQKATEVALARNGRPSCRIDIPAITPSVIGQLFYMFEVQTAFAGGLYKINAFDQPGVEEGKKLTFGMMGRKGFEDKRNEIEGIKQINRYII